The Stieleria maiorica genome includes the window GTGTGCCCGGTGGAGGCGAGTGAGGGGCCGTCTTCGTCTTTCACGCGTCGAAGTTGTTGACCGAACAGATTGGCAAACTGGTACAACCGATCCTGGGGTTCGCCACCGCCACGCAGCGACTCTTCGACATAGACGAGTGTCTTGTCGCGGACCGATCGCAGCCCACTGGTCATCGTGAACAGCGCGCTGTTGCCGTGTTGAAACGCGGCCAGTTTCTGTTTGTTGACCTGTTCGCTGCCGCGAACGATGCGTGTGTCGGCAAGGGCGATGATCCCCTCGCGGACCTGGATGCCGATGCAAAATGTCAATGTTTTCTCGGTTTGTCGATGAATGAAGTGATGGTTCGATCAAGCCGCCAGTGCAACCGTTGTACCGAACCGTGATCGCAGCGGGTGAGACTGCGGGCCGGACTGCGTCGCCACGCCGAGTGGGAAGTCAGGCGGTGGTGTAACATGAACAGGGGCGGGGAACTCGCCAATCTTTCAAAAAAATCTACGACCGAACACTCCGGAGCTCGAACCGATGGACCATTCCCTTGACCGCCGGCGATTTGCGATCGCAAACGGGGCCTGCATCGGTGCTTGGCTGCTGGCCGCTGAAAACCACAGTGACGCGGAGGAACGCAGCTTGGTCGAAAAGCGGTTGGTGCGGCTGGGAATCAATGCGCTCGCGCGGTCGCCCGAGATGAATTACTTTGCCGACGGGCACCGCGGCGCGGCGATGATCTCCGCACACCTGATGTGCGTGGACAACGGATTCGACGACGCGGCGGCGGCACGAATCGTCCAACTGTTTGACCTGAATTGGGCGCCGACGAAACTGTGCGAACCCTTTCCGGAAAACGATCCGGTCCCCGACGCGGTCCAGCAGGTCGGCAAGGCGCTTGCCCAAGGCGGCGGCGTGTTGCGCGAAGTCGGCCACGACGCCATCTTTGCGATGCACGCGATCAAGGCGTTCCGAATGATGCCCGAAACCGCCACGCCCGAACGGGTCCAGGGGGTTTGTAATCTGATCCAAGCGTTCAAACCCTGGCGCGACGTCACGCCGGACGACGATGTGAATCCGCCACCCTTTGCCGATTCCGCCGCCGCATCCCGATTCATTCTCCAAGAAGCCAGTGACGCGATCGATCGATTCGTCGGCTACGGGCAGGGATTTGCCGGCCACATGTTGACCTTCGGACAATCGCTCGTCGAACTCGCCGCGATGGGCGACGTGGAATGGGCCGAAAGTTGTCGCACCGCATTCCGCAAGTACGTCACGGTCACCCGCCGCGGACCGCAACCGGGAGACCGCAAGATCAAGGACCACGCCTTTAGCGAGCTGCGACCCAAGGACGCCCGGTACTGGAAAAACCGTGGCGACAAAACGTTGGGCATCGGGCACGTGTTCAAGTATCCCTATGGCTACTACGACCTGCTGGCGCGCGCCGATGCCCCCGAGCTGACCCGCCAGCTGGACGCCAAGGCGTACCACCTGTTTTGAGGCGGCCACCAGAGACGAATCCATGCGGGGCAGTGGGCCGTTTTTCGCACGTGGGGTTAGCAGAACTCCGGCTATCAGGGACACTAGCTGTCAGGGACACTGGGCTGTGTCCCTAATCCCGGCAAGGGTCGTCTGTGGGAGCGGAATTCGCCAAGAATTTCGGCTTTTCACGTGTGGACTGCTGCGAGTCGAAAGCCTTGGCGGCTTCCGCTACGGGTTGAGGGACAAAGCCTTGCCTTGCGTCTCGCCTTGACTTTCGGGGAAGCCGTCGCGGACGACGCGAGCAGTCCTCGCCGCTGACAATCCGAATGGACTCGTCGCCTTGTCCGCAACCCGAGAACCGCGCCATCACCCACTTCGCCCCATCGAGCGTCCCATGTCAATCCAGTGGTTTCCCGGGCACATGCACAAAGCCCGGCTTGAGATCCAAGCCACACTTCCCAAAGTGGATGTGGTGATCGAAATCCTTGACGCCCGGATTCCGTATTCGAGCGAGAATCCGATGCTGGCGGAATTGCGCGGTGAAAAGCCGTGTTTGAAGGTGTTGGCAAAGAGCGATCTGGCCGATGAAGCGATGACCGCGATCTGGCACGCCCACTTCGAAAAAACCGTCGGCGTCCGAGCCCAGGCCGTCACAACCGAAGACGTTCCCACCATTCGGCGTCTGAAATCCATCGCCACATCGATGGTGCCGCACCGCCGCGGCCGAACGGTGACGGCGATGATTGTCGGGATTCCCAACGTCGGCAAATCGACGATCATCAACTACCTGGCGGGACGGAAAATTGCCAAGACCGGCAACACACCCGCGGTGACCAAACAACAACAACGCGTCAACATCGGCGATGGTGTCACGCTGTTGGACACCCCCGGTGTGCTGTGGCCGAACGTGTTGAACGTCAACAGCGGATACCGACTGGCGCTGCTGGGATCGATCAAAGAAACGGCGATGGAATACGCCGACATCGGATTCTTTGCCGCGAGGTACATGCTGGCCGAATACCCGGACAAGCTGATCGAACGCTATGGATTAGACACGACGCCGACGACGGAACTGGAGGCGATCGAAGCGATCGGCCGCAAACGCGGCTGCCTGGGCAAAAGCAATCTGGTCGACATCGACCGCGCGTCACGGATCCTGGTGACCGAACTGCGATCGGGCGGCTTTGGCCCGCTGACTTTGGAAACTCCCCAAACCATGCAGCGAGAAAAAACGCAAACCGAAGCCTTGGCTGCCGAAAAAGCGGAAAGGGATGCTGCCAAGGACGCCAAACGGAAAAAGCGGTTTCGCGACCGAGAACGGGCCAAACGCAAAGCGCGGGAAAGACGCTGATTCCGATTGACGCGATCAATCCCGTTGCCCGACCAGCTCCGGAGGGCATCCCCTCAGCGATCTCCGCAATCCGGCGGGGAATCATTCGTTTGATGTGTTTGTAAACGCCCTCGCATAAACCGTGGTCTACGTTCCCCGCAATGGCTAGTGCTTCGCCGACCCTTGGTTTTGGGGTTGCGCTGCGAGCAGGCGAGCGACAGGGGGACCACGATGCATCACAACCTTCACGACTCCACACGCGGTCGGATTGCGTTTGACCGCCTGGCGCGTTTTCGCCGCGGCTGGGCGATGCACACGTTGGTGCTGGTCTGGGGCGCGCTGGTCGCCGGAGGAATGGGCTTGATTTGGCAATACCAACATGCCGCCGGCACGCTGCACACCGCGCCGCAACGATGGCCCGCCGATTCATCACTGCGGCCTTCACCGGATCGATGGACGCTGGTGCTGTTTGCCCATCCGAAATGCCCGTGCACGCGGGCGACGGTCGGCGAATTGGAGCGGATCATCAATCACGGCGGCGACCGGTTGCGGGCACATGTGTTGTTTGTCAAACCGCGTTCCTGTGCGATGCAGCCCGACTGGGAACACACCTCGTTGTGGGATGCGGCCCAGCGGATCCCGGGAGTCAGCGTTTCGGCCGACATCGGCGGCGACGAAGCGTCTCATTTCCGCGCCGCCACGTCAGGGCTGGTGTTGCTTTATGACCCGTCGGGCAGCTTGAAGTTTCGCGGCGGCATCACTGCATCACGCGGCCACAGCGGTGACAATCTGGGACGCTCCACGGTTGTCCGTTTCTTGACCCACGGTACTGCCGACGTCGACCGCACCAAAGTCTACGGATGCGAACTCGGCATCGAACTTGAGGAGACATAAATCGTGATGATGTCCACCGCAACGGCCGTTTCGGACGCCGGCGACCGACGTCGCGCCGACGCACTCTATCGAGCACAGCAATCACTGATTCATCATCGCACCGACCGCTTGTTCGCGGCGCTGATGGCGATTCAGTGGTTTGCCGGGATCGCTGCGGCGCTGTGGATTTCGCCGCGGACCTGGTCGGGGGCGATCAGCGAACCCCATTTGCACGTCTGGGCGGCGATCCTACTGGGCGGAGCGATCACGGCGTTGCCGGTGCTGTTGGCATGGCAGCGACCGGGAAGCGTGGTGACGCGACACGTCATCGCGATCGGCCAAATGCTCACCTCGGCGCTCTTGATTCACTTAACCGGCGGCCGCATCGAAACGCACTTTCACATCTTTGGTTCCCTGGCATTCCTGGCCTGCTACCGTGATTGGCGGGTGCTGTGCACCGCGACGATTGTCGTTGCGGCCGACCACGGGCTGCGAGGCTGGCTGTGGCCCGAATCGGTCTACGGCGTGATCGCCGGAGCCCCCCTGCGGTTGATCGAACACGCCGGCTGGGTCGTCTTCGAGGACCTCTTTTTGATCGTCACCATCCGGCAAAGCCTGGCAGACATGCGGCGCAACGCCGACCATCAGGCCCAGTTGGAATCGACCAATACACGCATCGAGGCCGAGGTGGCGCGGCGAACGGAAGAACTTCGTCAAGCGATGGACGATACCGCACGGGCCAGCCGGCAGTTGATCGAAGCCAACAAGGTTCTCGAAGAGCAGAACAAGGAACTCGACCAGTTCACCTACGTCGCCAGCCATGACCTCCAAGAACCGGTGCGCAAACTGGTTTCCTTCAGCCGTTTGCTGGAACAAGACATCGACGGTGACCTGAACGAAGACGCGAAACGCGACCTGCAATTCATCGTCGATGCCGCGAAACGGATGCGCACGCTGGTCCAAGCGCTGTTGGAATTATCGCGTGTGGGCAGGTCGGCCATGAAACACGATCCGGTTGATTTGAACCACTGCGTTGACGACGCGCTCGAGGCGCTCGAATTGAAAATCGACGAAACGGGAGCGGTCATCAAGCGAGACCGCTTCCCCGTCGTCATCGGGGATCAAACCATGCTGACGCAACTGCTGCAAAATCTGATCAGCAATGCGCTCAAGTTCACCGAAGAAGCGGCGCCGGAGATTCGCCTGACCGCGACCGGAGACGAGGACCACTGGACGCTTGGCGTACGCGACAACGGCATCGGAATGAAGAGCGAATATGCCGAGCGAATCTTCCAGCCGTTTCAGCGACTGCACAACCGTGGCGAATACGAAGGGACCGGAATCGGTCTGTCGATCTGTAAGAAAACGGTGCAACGACATTCGGGGCAGATTTGGGTTGAGTCTGACATCGGCCGGGGAGCCCATTTCCGCTTCACCCTTCCGGTCGCCGACATCGACCCGCCGGGATCCGACCGAAATGAAGGTGACTCCGCTGTCGAGCTGGAATTGGCGACGTGCTAAAGCTTTCAACTTCGAAGCCCTGATCAGCAACGGATCTGAACCCTTACCCCTGAAATAATACTGCCATGAATCATCCAAACGCAAAACGAAAACCGGCCGTGATTCTGTTGGTCGAAGACGACCCCGGCGATCAAGAATTGACCCGCCGTGCGCTCAAACACGAGTCGTTCAATGTCGACCTGAGGATTGCCGGTGATGGAGAGCAAGCGATGGACTACCTGAGACGCGAAGGCGCGTTCGCCGATCCGGAGTCATCGCCCACGCCGGATCTGATCCTGCTAGACCTGAACATGCCCAAGCGGAACGGCCGCGAAGTACTGGGCGACTTGCAGGCCGATGAGACTTTGTCACGAATTCCCGTGGTCGTGTTGACGACCAGCGAGCAGGAAGCGGACATCCTGCGCAGCTACGACCTCGGTTGCAATTCGTACATTCAAAAGCCGGTCGACATCGATCAGTTTACCGAATCGGTTCGGCGACTGGGTTCGTATTGGTTCGGCGTCGTCACGTTGCCGACGCCCAACGTCGCCGTCTGATTAGTCTGGTCGCGGCCATCAACAGAAATCAACACCGAGTGCAGCGAACGTCATGAGTTCTAAGACCGCATCCTCCACCGTTATCGTGCTGGTCGAAGACGATGACGTCGACGCTCTGCTTTTCGAGCGGACGCTCGCCGGTTGCGACGGCAGCTACGAACTGCACGTCCACTGCACGCTGGAATCAGCGATGCAGTGGATCGAGCAACACCACTGTGACGTCGTGTTGCTCGATTACTCCTTGCCCGATTCATTCGGGCTGGATGGTCTGCGCCGATTACAATCTCGTTTCGCGCGGCTGCCGGTCGTGATGTTGACCGGATTGGACGACCCGCAAGCCGCGATCGACGCCCACGATCATGGCGCGACGGACTATCTGGTCAAGGGGATTGTTCCGTCGAGCGAACTGGATCAAACACTCCAGCGGGCGGCCCGCGGCGCGCGTCTGGCCGTCGCGGACAAATGATGCAAGCTGCCGCAGGCCTCAGCCGCCGATCATGCATCGACCGGACTGTTGATCAGGATTCTTGCGCTTGAACCATCCACAGGTGCTTCTCCAGCGGACCCGCGATCGCGATGCAGAGGTCCTCGCTGACCGGGTCGATGTCGCCGAGCTTGTCGATCGCGTGACGCAGACCGTCGATGGTCGTTTTCAGTGCGTCGGCAACCAAGCTGATCGTGTCGGCGACTTGTTGAAAGTCCCTCGGGTAGTCCGACAGATCACTGTCTGCGGCGACGGTGCCGGACCGACCATCGGCGGGCAACCCCAGGGCCGCGATCCGCTCGGCGATTTCGTCGCTACCGTCGCGCACGGTTGCAATGATTTCATCCAGCTGCAGGTGGATCGAACGAAAATTCTTGCCGATCACGTTCCAGTGGGCTTGCTTTAACAACAGCGCCAGGTCGACCAGGTTGACCAATGATTTTTGCAACAGGTCAACGGTTTGTTGTTGCAGTTTGTCGTTTAGGACTTGTCGCTTCAGGGGAGTTGTCAGAGTCGTCATTCAAAGTTCCTTTTGGTAGGGAGTTTACAAACGTTTGGAGGCTATTGACCCGAGTTACCCGAGCAACCAATACACCGTGGCGAACGCCAGAGCGGCCAACAGCAGCAGCGCCAGGTACGAAAGCGCGACCAGGGCGAAGGGGCTGCCGGGCGCCTTCTGGCTGAGCGGGGTCTCGTGATTGGAAGTATCCGGAGGAGCAGTATCCGGAGGAGCTTGGGGTTTGGTCGTCGTTGTCATGGCAAGGTCTTCAATAGGGGCAACAAAAAGACGCGTTTGCCAGGATCCGGCATCGCGTCAGCCCGGTGGGCCACAGACAGTGTCGCAGCAATCGTGCCAAACGATCGCTGCAACGCTTCCTTTGCGGAGAGAGGGTACCGGGGAGGCAAATCGATTCACCGATCGGGCCTTCAGGCACCACGTTGGTCGAAAAGCGAACAGCTGTTGGCCACCGAAGACATTCAGAGGGCGGCTCGACAGGAATCTCAACTGACCAACGGATCGCCCTCGCGTTCCCGTTTCTTAGCGGGCTGCGAAAATGGGGTAAAAAGATTCTGGGGGTAAGAAGATGAACAATGGCACCCTCCACGGAGTCTCGCCAATTTTCCTACCTCCGAAATCTTCCTAACGCTCTGCCTGACGCGCCGAAAACGAAGCGAGGGACTCTCGCACTCAATCCGCCGCCGGCGTGACGACTGGACGCAAATTGTTGAGCGTCATCCGCAGTTCGTTTCCGGTCTCATTAAACAAGACCTCGTCCATGAAGGTTCGAATCAGAACCAGCCCTCGACCTGCTTCCTCGTTGATCGATTCGTCGCCCGACGCCGGCCATTTGGCATCGACATCAAACCCCGACCCACTGTCGCCGACGACCAATTGGGCGCGGCTGCGGTTGAAGTCAGCGGCCACGTGGATCGTCCGATCGGCGTACGGTTGCTCCTGACGTCGTTCCTCGACAATCGGTGACGTCTTGCCTTCGTGCAGCAAATTACGGGTTTCGGTCAACTTCTCCGCCGGTATCTCGAGATTGCCGTGCAGCATCGCATTGAGCAGCGCCTCTTCCAACGCGATCCCGATGTGCATCCGCTGGGTTGCCGAACACAGTTGCATCGCGATCATCCCCTGCTGAATTCGATCGACGATCGGCGAGATCAACGTGGGGTCATTGCCCAGGACGAATCGATAACGTGTGTTGGTGGTCAGTTGAACGATCCGTTCGTCATAGTGGTCCGCGTCGCGAACCGCCAACACCTGTTCGACGGTCTCCAACAAGCTCTCGGCAAGTTGTTGTTTGGGGACAAAACTGGCCGCACCATGCCGCAACGCCCGAAGCGCGATTTTGGAATCATCCGTTCCGGTCACCAGAATGACCGGGACTTCGGGAAACGATTCCGCCATGTGCGACACCAGTTGCATGCCGTCCATTTCCGGCATGTTCAAATCGGTGACTACGACGTCGGGCAAGGCGTAGGTGACCATGTCGACCGCTTCGACGCCGTTCTTGGCTTGGGAAACCAACCAGTCCACGTCGGCACTAAGCAGTCCCTTCATCAACAGGCGATCAACGTCCGAGTCGTCCACCACTAATATGATCGGCATTGAATCACCCGCGTTTTTGCGTGCCAAGAAAAGGTTTCCACA containing:
- the dps gene encoding DNA starvation/stationary phase protection protein Dps — its product is MTTLTTPLKRQVLNDKLQQQTVDLLQKSLVNLVDLALLLKQAHWNVIGKNFRSIHLQLDEIIATVRDGSDEIAERIAALGLPADGRSGTVAADSDLSDYPRDFQQVADTISLVADALKTTIDGLRHAIDKLGDIDPVSEDLCIAIAGPLEKHLWMVQAQES
- the ylqF gene encoding ribosome biogenesis GTPase YlqF, which codes for MSIQWFPGHMHKARLEIQATLPKVDVVIEILDARIPYSSENPMLAELRGEKPCLKVLAKSDLADEAMTAIWHAHFEKTVGVRAQAVTTEDVPTIRRLKSIATSMVPHRRGRTVTAMIVGIPNVGKSTIINYLAGRKIAKTGNTPAVTKQQQRVNIGDGVTLLDTPGVLWPNVLNVNSGYRLALLGSIKETAMEYADIGFFAARYMLAEYPDKLIERYGLDTTPTTELEAIEAIGRKRGCLGKSNLVDIDRASRILVTELRSGGFGPLTLETPQTMQREKTQTEALAAEKAERDAAKDAKRKKRFRDRERAKRKARERR
- a CDS encoding sensor histidine kinase, encoding MMSTATAVSDAGDRRRADALYRAQQSLIHHRTDRLFAALMAIQWFAGIAAALWISPRTWSGAISEPHLHVWAAILLGGAITALPVLLAWQRPGSVVTRHVIAIGQMLTSALLIHLTGGRIETHFHIFGSLAFLACYRDWRVLCTATIVVAADHGLRGWLWPESVYGVIAGAPLRLIEHAGWVVFEDLFLIVTIRQSLADMRRNADHQAQLESTNTRIEAEVARRTEELRQAMDDTARASRQLIEANKVLEEQNKELDQFTYVASHDLQEPVRKLVSFSRLLEQDIDGDLNEDAKRDLQFIVDAAKRMRTLVQALLELSRVGRSAMKHDPVDLNHCVDDALEALELKIDETGAVIKRDRFPVVIGDQTMLTQLLQNLISNALKFTEEAAPEIRLTATGDEDHWTLGVRDNGIGMKSEYAERIFQPFQRLHNRGEYEGTGIGLSICKKTVQRHSGQIWVESDIGRGAHFRFTLPVADIDPPGSDRNEGDSAVELELATC
- a CDS encoding RedB protein yields the protein MHHNLHDSTRGRIAFDRLARFRRGWAMHTLVLVWGALVAGGMGLIWQYQHAAGTLHTAPQRWPADSSLRPSPDRWTLVLFAHPKCPCTRATVGELERIINHGGDRLRAHVLFVKPRSCAMQPDWEHTSLWDAAQRIPGVSVSADIGGDEASHFRAATSGLVLLYDPSGSLKFRGGITASRGHSGDNLGRSTVVRFLTHGTADVDRTKVYGCELGIELEET
- a CDS encoding response regulator; this encodes MPIILVVDDSDVDRLLMKGLLSADVDWLVSQAKNGVEAVDMVTYALPDVVVTDLNMPEMDGMQLVSHMAESFPEVPVILVTGTDDSKIALRALRHGAASFVPKQQLAESLLETVEQVLAVRDADHYDERIVQLTTNTRYRFVLGNDPTLISPIVDRIQQGMIAMQLCSATQRMHIGIALEEALLNAMLHGNLEIPAEKLTETRNLLHEGKTSPIVEERRQEQPYADRTIHVAADFNRSRAQLVVGDSGSGFDVDAKWPASGDESINEEAGRGLVLIRTFMDEVLFNETGNELRMTLNNLRPVVTPAAD
- a CDS encoding response regulator yields the protein MSSKTASSTVIVLVEDDDVDALLFERTLAGCDGSYELHVHCTLESAMQWIEQHHCDVVLLDYSLPDSFGLDGLRRLQSRFARLPVVMLTGLDDPQAAIDAHDHGATDYLVKGIVPSSELDQTLQRAARGARLAVADK
- a CDS encoding response regulator; this encodes MNHPNAKRKPAVILLVEDDPGDQELTRRALKHESFNVDLRIAGDGEQAMDYLRREGAFADPESSPTPDLILLDLNMPKRNGREVLGDLQADETLSRIPVVVLTTSEQEADILRSYDLGCNSYIQKPVDIDQFTESVRRLGSYWFGVVTLPTPNVAV